In the genome of Candidatus Omnitrophota bacterium, one region contains:
- the obgE gene encoding GTPase ObgE: MFVDSVKIQVKAGDGGRGCNSIYRDKYTREGVPDGGGGGNGADIIIRTDRNLQTLLDFKYKRQFIGAHGQHGSGNDKRGRDAAPVIIRVPVGTVVKDANTGLVLRDLSLPNQDLIVAKGGKGGLGNHHRHEASPGEITQSRELTLELKLIADVGLVGFPNAGKSTLICAISRANSKIGAYHFTTKSPVLGVVNFKDKNFIVADIPGLIQGSSEGRGLGDQFLRHVERTRILVHIIDMSGVEGRDPLDDYKIINAELKSYNKQLGKKPQIVVANKMDLPSSRENLASFKKKLKKKVYPISALQKDGLEEFLEAISKQL; this comes from the coding sequence ATGTTTGTTGATAGCGTTAAAATTCAGGTTAAAGCCGGTGACGGCGGAAGAGGCTGTAATAGTATCTACCGCGATAAATACACCCGCGAAGGGGTTCCCGACGGAGGCGGCGGCGGTAATGGCGCGGACATAATTATCCGCACCGATAGAAACCTGCAGACCCTGCTTGATTTTAAATATAAAAGGCAATTTATAGGGGCCCATGGCCAGCATGGCTCTGGAAATGACAAGAGGGGCAGGGATGCCGCGCCGGTAATTATCCGTGTGCCTGTTGGCACAGTGGTTAAGGATGCTAATACAGGCTTGGTTTTGCGCGATTTAAGCCTGCCAAACCAGGATTTAATTGTTGCCAAAGGCGGCAAAGGCGGTTTAGGCAATCATCACAGGCATGAAGCCAGCCCCGGAGAAATAACTCAAAGCCGGGAACTGACTTTAGAATTAAAGTTAATCGCTGATGTAGGCCTGGTAGGTTTTCCCAACGCCGGTAAATCTACTCTTATTTGCGCTATTTCCCGGGCAAATTCCAAGATCGGGGCGTATCACTTCACAACTAAGTCGCCTGTTTTAGGGGTGGTTAATTTTAAGGATAAAAATTTTATTGTTGCGGATATTCCGGGTTTGATCCAGGGCTCTTCAGAGGGCAGGGGCCTGGGAGACCAATTCTTAAGGCATGTAGAGCGCACCCGGATATTGGTGCATATAATAGATATGTCAGGCGTTGAGGGCCGCGATCCGTTAGACGATTATAAGATTATAAACGCGGAATTAAAAAGCTATAACAAGCAGTTAGGTAAAAAACCGCAGATTGTTGTTGCCAACAAAATGGATTTGCCATCTTCGCGTGAGAATTTAGCGTCTTTTAAAAAGAAGCTGAAGAAGAAAGTTTATCCTATTTCAGCTTTACAAAAAGATGGCCTGGAGGAGTTTCTTGAAGCAATCTCAAAGCAATTATAA
- the rpe gene encoding ribulose-phosphate 3-epimerase, translating into MRKIKIAPSILSADFSRLADELKKVEAAGADLVHVDIMDGHFVPNITIGPQVVKSLRKVTKLPLDVHLMIERPVFFLKSFMEAGSDMITVHIETVSASGIKKISRILRANNIKCGVSLNPATPLKRIKPILGFVDSVLVMSVNPGFGGQAFIAQAVPKIAALREIFDQDIAVDGGINEQTAKLVIQAGANILAAGSYIFNAADTKQAIERIRNAG; encoded by the coding sequence ATGAGAAAAATTAAAATAGCCCCCTCAATACTATCGGCGGATTTCAGCCGCTTAGCTGATGAATTAAAAAAGGTTGAAGCTGCCGGAGCGGATCTGGTCCATGTAGATATTATGGACGGCCATTTTGTCCCTAATATTACCATTGGCCCGCAAGTCGTAAAGTCATTGCGAAAAGTGACTAAATTGCCGCTTGATGTGCATTTGATGATTGAGCGGCCAGTGTTTTTCTTAAAATCTTTTATGGAAGCCGGCAGTGATATGATTACCGTGCATATTGAGACGGTATCTGCTTCGGGGATAAAAAAGATAAGCCGTATTTTAAGGGCAAATAATATTAAATGCGGGGTTTCTCTTAATCCGGCAACGCCCTTAAAGAGGATCAAGCCGATTTTAGGTTTTGTGGACTCTGTGCTGGTGATGTCGGTAAATCCGGGTTTTGGCGGGCAGGCTTTTATCGCGCAGGCAGTTCCTAAGATCGCCGCCTTGCGCGAAATCTTTGATCAGGACATTGCTGTTGACGGGGGCATAAACGAACAGACCGCGAAACTTGTTATACAGGCAGGAGCGAATATCTTAGCCGCAGGTTCATATATTTTTAATGCCGCTGATACAAAACAGGCTATAGAAAGGATAAGAAATGCAGGATAA
- the nadD gene encoding nicotinate-nucleotide adenylyltransferase — protein MRIGILGGTFNPVHLGHLILAEEAREKLGLDKIIFVPAYLPAHKKKKGIVSAFHRYQMLKLAIKGNKHFSVSDFEIKKKGISYTIDTIRHFMASCSSDRFYFITGSDLLKYLDEWKDLSDIIRMVKFVVATRPGYPLEKIPDYIRTVPIRSVDISAFEVRDCIRKGKSFRYLVPEQVFDYIKANKIYS, from the coding sequence ATGCGTATAGGTATCTTAGGCGGGACTTTTAACCCGGTGCATTTGGGCCATTTAATTTTAGCGGAAGAGGCGCGCGAGAAGCTTGGGCTTGATAAGATTATATTTGTCCCGGCGTATTTGCCGGCGCATAAGAAAAAGAAAGGCATTGTCTCAGCTTTCCATAGGTATCAAATGCTTAAGCTGGCGATAAAAGGGAATAAGCATTTTTCTGTGTCGGATTTTGAGATCAAGAAAAAAGGTATTTCTTATACCATTGATACAATAAGGCATTTTATGGCAAGCTGCAGCTCGGATAGGTTTTATTTTATTACCGGATCGGATCTTTTAAAATACCTGGATGAGTGGAAAGACCTGTCAGATATTATCCGGATGGTTAAGTTTGTGGTTGCTACCCGTCCCGGGTATCCTTTAGAGAAGATACCGGATTATATAAGGACTGTGCCGATAAGATCAGTTGATATTTCAGCTTTTGAAGTAAGGGATTGCATCCGTAAGGGAAAATCTTTCCGTTATCTTGTCCCGGAACAGGTTTTTGATTATATTAAGGCCAATAAAATATATTCATGA
- the rplU gene encoding 50S ribosomal protein L21, whose product MYAVIEVGSKQYLVKKGDTLEVERQGVASGQVYSLDKVLLLSNEDKIEVGTPYVKGATVKAKVLKEVKTDKAISFKYRRRKSSHWKKAHRQKLSLIEVEEIKA is encoded by the coding sequence ATGTATGCTGTTATTGAAGTTGGCTCAAAACAATACTTGGTGAAAAAAGGCGATACCCTTGAAGTGGAAAGGCAGGGGGTTGCTTCAGGTCAGGTTTATAGCTTAGACAAGGTCCTTTTATTGTCAAACGAGGATAAAATTGAGGTTGGGACTCCTTATGTCAAAGGGGCAACGGTTAAAGCGAAAGTTTTAAAAGAGGTCAAAACCGACAAGGCGATATCTTTTAAATACCGCCGCAGAAAATCTTCGCATTGGAAAAAAGCTCATCGTCAGAAGCTGTCTCTTATTGAAGTAGAAGAGATCAAAGCGTAA
- a CDS encoding glutamate-5-semialdehyde dehydrogenase, with protein MSLHKKIEQMLKLSRQASSKLGVLSSEEKNSVLKDMADCLRQDTNLILSANAKDMSMAIKKKMPASLVDRLTLNEKRIAQMVDSLEALIKLDDPVGQVLKTENRPNGLKIEKVRVPIGVIFIIYESRPNVTSDCAGLCFKSGNAVILRGGSESFCSNAAILKSLKRALEKHNLPASCVNMVDTTDRRAVDILLKAAGQIDLVIPRGGESLIKKVVETSRIPVIKHYKGICHVYVDEEADLNMAESICFNAKVQRPGVCNAMETMLVHRDAAARFIPGMAKRLIDAGVQIRGCALTRRIARNLKVKSATDKDYHTEYLGLILSVKVVDSLYDAIQHINHYGSGHSDAIITDNYNNSEVFLKEVDSACVYVNASTRFTDGYQFGMGAEIGISTDKIHARGPMALEELTSYKYQVYGNGQIRN; from the coding sequence ATGAGTTTGCATAAAAAGATCGAGCAAATGCTAAAACTTTCGCGCCAGGCCTCAAGCAAGCTTGGGGTTTTAAGCTCGGAAGAAAAGAATAGTGTGCTCAAAGATATGGCGGATTGCCTTAGGCAGGATACGAATTTAATTTTATCTGCTAACGCCAAAGATATGTCTATGGCGATTAAAAAGAAAATGCCGGCATCTTTGGTTGACCGTTTGACTTTAAATGAAAAAAGAATAGCCCAGATGGTTGATTCCTTAGAAGCCCTGATAAAATTAGATGACCCGGTGGGCCAGGTATTAAAGACAGAAAATAGGCCCAATGGTTTGAAGATAGAAAAGGTGCGTGTCCCAATCGGGGTTATTTTTATCATTTATGAATCCCGCCCTAATGTTACTTCTGATTGCGCGGGGCTTTGTTTTAAATCCGGCAACGCGGTTATTTTGCGCGGCGGCAGCGAATCCTTTTGTTCTAACGCGGCGATTCTTAAAAGCCTGAAACGCGCATTGGAAAAACACAATTTGCCGGCCTCCTGCGTTAATATGGTTGATACTACGGATAGAAGGGCAGTGGACATTCTTCTTAAAGCGGCCGGGCAGATTGATTTAGTGATCCCGCGCGGAGGAGAAAGCCTGATCAAAAAAGTAGTAGAGACTTCGCGTATTCCGGTTATTAAGCATTATAAGGGCATCTGTCATGTCTATGTTGATGAAGAGGCAGATTTGAATATGGCAGAGAGTATTTGTTTTAACGCCAAGGTCCAGCGCCCGGGAGTTTGCAATGCCATGGAGACGATGCTTGTGCATCGCGATGCGGCGGCAAGGTTTATCCCGGGGATGGCTAAAAGATTAATTGACGCCGGCGTCCAGATCCGCGGATGCGCGCTAACCCGCAGGATCGCGCGTAACCTTAAGGTTAAATCAGCAACAGATAAAGATTACCATACGGAATACCTGGGGCTTATTTTGTCAGTAAAAGTAGTGGATAGCCTTTATGATGCCATACAGCATATCAATCATTATGGTTCCGGGCATTCGGATGCGATAATCACCGATAATTACAATAATTCTGAAGTTTTCTTGAAAGAAGTTGATTCTGCCTGCGTATATGTTAATGCCTCTACGCGTTTTACCGACGGTTATCAATTTGGCATGGGCGCGGAAATTGGCATTTCTACCGATAAGATACACGCCCGCGGCCCCATGGCCCTGGAAGAATTGACTTCCTATAAGTACCAGGTTTATGGCAACGGACAAATAAGAAATTAA
- the proB gene encoding glutamate 5-kinase: MKQSQSNYKRIVVKIGSSLMYSKDNKLDVARIHAVSRQVAELLKDKKEVIIVSSGAIAMGMGVLKLDSRPRQLHILQACAAIGQNKLMNFYSQYFKKYSLVCAQVLLTWDDVSQRERYLNAKNTLLSLLKLGVVPVINENDTVATDEIKFGDNDRLSSLVAGLVGADLLVILSDVDGLLDKDKKTVVGLVEEITPSVRALACPTNKSRCVGGMVTKLDAAGICVDSGIPCVITNGRKNDSILNALKAQGTFFAPKKDFFAARKHWLAFSAKPQGKIIVDDGAKQALLNNKSLLAVGVLSCAGDFKPDDIVSIMDSAGGQLAKGKTSVSSIDLCQVKGKRFNREVVHRDNLVITQGEK; the protein is encoded by the coding sequence TTGAAGCAATCTCAAAGCAATTATAAGCGCATTGTAGTAAAAATCGGCTCAAGCCTTATGTATTCTAAGGATAATAAGCTTGATGTTGCGCGGATCCATGCTGTCTCGCGTCAAGTAGCTGAGCTTTTAAAAGATAAAAAAGAAGTTATTATTGTTTCTTCTGGAGCTATTGCCATGGGTATGGGAGTGCTAAAGCTTGATAGCCGTCCAAGACAGTTGCATATTTTACAAGCCTGCGCTGCCATAGGTCAGAATAAGCTGATGAATTTTTATAGCCAGTATTTCAAGAAATACTCGCTTGTTTGCGCGCAGGTGCTTCTTACCTGGGATGATGTTAGCCAGCGTGAACGTTATCTGAATGCCAAGAATACCCTTTTAAGCTTGCTAAAATTAGGGGTTGTGCCGGTTATTAATGAAAATGACACTGTGGCAACCGATGAAATTAAATTTGGCGATAATGACCGCTTATCCAGCTTGGTCGCCGGATTAGTCGGGGCAGACCTGTTAGTCATTCTTTCTGACGTGGACGGCTTGTTAGATAAAGATAAAAAGACGGTAGTTGGTTTAGTAGAAGAAATTACGCCTTCTGTGCGCGCGTTGGCTTGTCCTACGAATAAATCCCGCTGTGTTGGAGGTATGGTCACTAAGCTTGATGCGGCGGGTATCTGCGTGGATTCAGGGATACCGTGTGTTATCACTAACGGCAGGAAGAATGATTCTATTTTGAATGCCTTAAAAGCCCAAGGGACATTCTTCGCGCCTAAAAAAGATTTTTTTGCCGCAAGAAAACATTGGCTTGCCTTTAGCGCCAAGCCGCAAGGAAAGATTATTGTTGATGACGGGGCAAAACAGGCGCTTTTAAATAATAAAAGCCTTCTTGCGGTAGGTGTTTTATCTTGCGCGGGAGATTTCAAGCCGGATGATATTGTTTCTATCATGGACAGCGCAGGCGGACAACTTGCGAAAGGGAAGACATCTGTTTCTTCAATTGATTTATGCCAGGTAAAGGGCAAGCGTTTTAACCGTGAAGTGGTCCATCGGGATAATCTGGTTATTACCCAAGGGGAAAAATGA
- a CDS encoding phosphoglucomutase/phosphomannomutase family protein: protein MQDNNTPIKFGTDGWRAIIAKDYTFENLKKLSQAVCDYLGSPRKIAIGYDTRFMSAEFARCCAQVFVANGMEVLLSDRPIPTPTLSFTVKTRKFDLGIMITASHNPYSYNGFKIKNAKGGAADVEVTKEVESFIGRNPVKEDPNLFDKIKVEDLTRAYIKFLRGYIDLKKIKNKKFKVLVDAMHGSGDSLIGEVLKGSKIKLEFLRNTINPSFGGSRPEPVEENLSALKEAVKKGKFDLGIALDGDADRIACVAPGGVFIHPQKILGLLTLHLNQDRKMSGGMVKTVCGTMMMDNIAKFLGIKIYETPVGFKYISHLMETQDIVAGGEEAGGMGVKNYIPERDGTMAGLLLLEMMVYRNKNILKILNDMEKQFGKYFYVRDDLHLEKRVHPAKESLPKELLGKKVISVNDSDGVKLICEDQSWLMFRGSGTEPIMRLYAEAKDLSRAKKLLSLGRDIISGL from the coding sequence ATGCAGGATAATAATACTCCTATTAAGTTCGGCACCGATGGATGGAGGGCGATAATCGCCAAGGATTACACTTTTGAGAATTTAAAGAAGCTCTCACAGGCAGTCTGTGATTATTTAGGCTCGCCCAGAAAAATAGCTATCGGATACGATACCCGTTTTATGTCCGCTGAATTTGCCAGATGTTGCGCGCAGGTTTTTGTCGCAAACGGCATGGAAGTGCTGCTTTCTGACCGCCCTATTCCTACTCCAACTTTAAGTTTTACTGTAAAAACCCGAAAGTTTGATTTGGGGATAATGATCACTGCTTCGCACAACCCGTATTCCTATAATGGATTTAAAATTAAAAACGCTAAAGGCGGGGCCGCAGATGTTGAAGTTACCAAAGAAGTGGAATCTTTTATCGGCAGGAATCCGGTTAAAGAGGACCCAAATTTATTTGATAAGATTAAAGTAGAGGATTTGACCAGGGCTTATATTAAATTCTTGCGAGGTTATATTGATCTTAAGAAGATCAAGAATAAAAAATTTAAGGTTTTGGTTGATGCTATGCATGGTTCGGGTGACAGCCTTATAGGAGAGGTTCTCAAAGGCTCTAAGATAAAGTTAGAATTTTTAAGAAATACCATTAACCCCTCATTTGGCGGAAGCCGCCCTGAACCGGTTGAGGAAAATTTATCGGCTTTAAAAGAGGCGGTTAAAAAGGGCAAGTTTGATTTGGGTATTGCCTTGGATGGCGACGCCGATAGGATAGCCTGTGTCGCCCCGGGCGGGGTATTTATTCATCCCCAGAAAATATTAGGGCTTCTGACCCTGCATCTTAATCAGGATAGAAAAATGTCCGGAGGCATGGTTAAGACCGTCTGCGGTACGATGATGATGGATAATATCGCCAAATTCTTAGGGATAAAAATTTATGAAACTCCCGTGGGATTTAAATATATATCGCATCTTATGGAAACGCAGGATATAGTCGCCGGCGGCGAAGAGGCAGGCGGTATGGGGGTAAAAAATTACATCCCGGAACGCGACGGGACTATGGCGGGGTTGTTATTGCTTGAGATGATGGTTTATAGAAACAAAAATATACTTAAAATATTGAATGATATGGAGAAGCAGTTCGGAAAGTATTTTTATGTAAGAGATGATTTGCATCTTGAGAAACGCGTGCATCCGGCAAAGGAAAGCCTGCCCAAAGAGCTTTTAGGCAAAAAGGTCATTTCCGTAAATGACAGCGACGGAGTTAAGCTTATCTGCGAGGATCAAAGCTGGTTGATGTTCAGGGGCTCTGGCACAGAGCCGATTATGCGGCTTTACGCGGAGGCAAAGGATCTATCCCGGGCGAAAAAACTTCTTTCTTTAGGCAGGGACATTATAAGTGGCCTCTAA